From the genome of Nicotiana sylvestris chromosome 2, ASM39365v2, whole genome shotgun sequence, one region includes:
- the LOC104214864 gene encoding organ-specific protein P4-like, translated as MTMKSLFPLILLVSLALYTSNSDARKDPGEYWRDVMKNEPMPEAIKHLMPRHSVSLSKEKTDCYTSSSVGGEAFEPRPNVSVYHDDAKLKEAEKSKFSKEFEPRPSTTSYHDDTGLKQEKSFAEEFEPRPSLTSYHDDAGLKQEKSFAEEFEPRPSITTYLDDAGLKQEKSFAEEFEPRPNVSVYHD; from the exons ATGACAATGAAATCGCTTTTTCCTCTTATCCTGCTCGTTTCCCTTGCCCTG TACACAAGCAACAGTGATGCAAGAAAAGACCCCGGAGAATATTGGAGAGATGTGATGAAAAATGAGCCAATGCCTGAAGCAATCAAACATCTTATGCCTCGGCATTCAGTTTCTCTCTCAAAAGAGAAAACGGATTGTTACACATCATCTTCTGTTGGAGGTGAAGCCTTTGAACCAAGGCCTAATGTATCCGTCTACCACGATGACGCCAAGCTGAAAGAAGCTGAGAAATCAAAATTCTCGAAAGAGTTCGAGCCAAGGCCTAGTACAACTAGTTATCATGATGACACTGGTCTCAAACAAGAAAAGTCTTTTGCCGAAGAGTTTGAGCCAAGGCCTAGTTTAACTAGTTATCATGATGACGCTGGTCTCAAACAAGAAAAGTCTTTTGCCGAAGAGTTTGAGCCAAGGCCTAGTATAACTACTTATCTTGATGATGCTGGTCTCAAACAAGAAAAGTCGTTTGCCGAAGAGTTTGAGCCTAGGCCAAATGTTTCTGTGTATCATGATTGA